The following proteins come from a genomic window of Loxodonta africana isolate mLoxAfr1 chromosome 19, mLoxAfr1.hap2, whole genome shotgun sequence:
- the LOC100663365 gene encoding leukemia inhibitory factor-like: MTQIRSQMGQLNSSANDVFIAYMGQGQPFSSDVDHMCGHGLMSFPPFHANGIEREKLVELYRIMVYFDFSLDDTLKFQKTLYPNDQNLHSKLKSTMDILPGLLSNVLCRLCSKNNMRLTDTIYGLNISQENVFHKKKLGCELLLKYTQLIPYLAWDF; encoded by the exons ATGACCCAGATCAGGAGTCAAATGGGCCAGCTCAACAGTAGTGCCAACGACGTCTTTATTGCCTAT ATGGGCCAGGGCCAGCCTTTCTCCAGCGATGTGGACCACATGTGCGGCCATGGCTTGATGAGCTTCCCACCCTTCCACGCCAATGGCATCGAGAGAGAGAAGCTGGTGGAGCTCTACCGCATCATGGTCTACTTTGACTTCTCCCTGGATGACACCCTCAAGTTCCAGAAGACCCTCTACCCCAATGATCAGAACCTCCACAGCAAGCTCAAGTCCACGATGGACATCCTACCGGGGCTCCTCAGCAACGTGCTCTGCCGCCTGTGTAGCAAGAACAACATGAGGCTGACGGACACAATCTATGGCCTCAACATCTCACAGGAGAATGTCTTCCACAAGAAGAAGCTGGGCTGTGAGCTCCTGTTGAAGTACACACAGCTCATCCCCTATCTAGCCTGGGACTTCTAG